A single region of the Pseudomonas sp. VD-NE ins genome encodes:
- the tal gene encoding transaldolase, translated as MTSKLEQLKQFTTVVADTGDFEAIARVKPVDATTNPSLLLKAAAIPAYAELLNACVSDCKGDVGLASDRFGVAVGQEILKVIPGRISTEVDARLSFDKDAVLKRAHRLIELYDKAGVGRDRVLIKIASTWEGIRAAEVLEKEGIQTNLTLLFSFAQAAACADAGVFLISPFVGRIYDWYKKANGNDYTGADDPGVQSVTRIYNYYKANDYKTVVMGASFRNLNQIEQLAGCDRLTISPDLIDKLAADTGKLERKLAPGNAGEARLSLNEAQFRWLSNEDAMATEKLAEGIRQFARDQEKLEALLQAKL; from the coding sequence ATGACTTCCAAGCTGGAACAACTCAAACAATTCACCACCGTTGTTGCCGACACCGGCGACTTCGAAGCGATCGCCCGAGTCAAACCGGTCGACGCCACCACCAACCCGTCCCTGCTGCTCAAAGCGGCAGCCATTCCGGCCTACGCCGAGCTGCTGAATGCCTGCGTCAGCGACTGCAAGGGCGATGTCGGCCTGGCCAGCGACCGCTTTGGCGTCGCGGTCGGTCAGGAAATCCTCAAAGTGATCCCGGGCCGTATCTCCACTGAAGTGGATGCGCGCCTGTCGTTCGACAAGGATGCTGTGCTGAAACGCGCGCACCGTCTGATCGAGCTATACGACAAGGCCGGCGTTGGCCGTGATCGCGTACTGATCAAGATCGCCTCGACCTGGGAAGGCATCCGCGCCGCTGAAGTGCTGGAGAAAGAAGGCATCCAGACCAACCTGACCCTGCTGTTCTCCTTCGCACAGGCCGCCGCTTGCGCCGACGCGGGTGTGTTCCTGATTTCGCCATTCGTGGGCCGCATCTACGACTGGTACAAGAAGGCCAACGGCAACGACTACACCGGTGCCGATGATCCGGGCGTACAGTCGGTTACCCGCATCTACAATTACTACAAGGCCAATGACTACAAGACCGTGGTCATGGGCGCGAGCTTCCGCAACCTCAACCAGATCGAGCAACTGGCCGGCTGCGACCGCCTGACCATCAGCCCGGACCTGATCGACAAACTGGCGGCCGACACCGGCAAGCTGGAGCGCAAACTGGCCCCGGGCAACGCCGGTGAAGCCCGTCTGAGCCTCAACGAAGCGCAATTCCGCTGGTTGTCCAACGAAGACGCGATGGCCACTGAGAAGCTGGCTGAGGGCATTCGTCAGTTTGCCCGTGATCAGGAGAAGCTTGAGGCGCTGTTGCAGGCCAAGCTGTGA
- the rssC gene encoding anti-sigma factor antagonist RssC, producing MSTGRIQFAEQDGTFVLKFVGEVRLTLCSALDATIEKIFTALNFNAIVIDLTETRSIDSTTLGLLAKLSILSRQKVGLLPTVVTTHEDITRLLQSMGFEQVFNIVNHPVPCPECLDDLPDQDQSEEVVRIKVLEAHKILMGLNDSNREAFHDLVNALERH from the coding sequence ATGAGTACCGGTAGAATCCAGTTCGCCGAGCAGGACGGCACCTTCGTCCTGAAATTCGTCGGTGAAGTTCGCCTGACCCTGTGTTCGGCGTTGGATGCGACTATTGAGAAAATCTTCACCGCGCTGAATTTCAACGCGATCGTGATCGATTTGACCGAAACCCGCAGCATCGACAGCACGACGTTGGGCCTGCTGGCCAAACTGTCGATCCTGTCGCGGCAGAAGGTCGGCCTGCTGCCGACCGTCGTCACCACCCACGAAGACATCACCCGTTTGCTGCAATCGATGGGTTTCGAGCAGGTGTTCAACATCGTCAACCACCCGGTGCCATGCCCGGAGTGCCTGGACGATCTGCCGGATCAGGACCAGTCGGAAGAAGTGGTGCGGATCAAGGTGCTTGAAGCGCACAAGATTCTCATGGGCCTCAACGATTCCAATCGTGAAGCGTTCCATGACCTGGTGAATGCCCTCGAGCGGCATTGA